In the Quercus lobata isolate SW786 chromosome 5, ValleyOak3.0 Primary Assembly, whole genome shotgun sequence genome, one interval contains:
- the LOC115988996 gene encoding serine/threonine-protein phosphatase 7-like isoform X3: protein MDREERIKNACMKIVECINAMSFLNLDDQRVHSLVMMREIARGVVENKDRKVTKSDVTRALHSSIEKMASSCRDIVYKLSKMSYKGLDDQRIQSLLRVKEIAAKHAKVASVESDTWIKESLAGEEMQPSSVDVLVGGAEIMVVEESLVEETELRNEDGHNVVQKRPVTRAKLTGKKDVQIGEVPRKMPEDEPPEVEAQLINENGKNQLQEILSQPPLLQSLIWPPDDCITLDWIWSLISAIKQFSQNHPPSEFQLVMPISVVDKLVDNASSILSKESNCVKIDCHGVDSRVVVVGDIHGQFHDLLHLLENAGFPSENQFYVFNGNYVDRGAWGLEVFLLLLAWKVLMPHRVYLLRGNHESKECTLSYGFEKEVKTKFGDQGEYVYNKFLDCFKELPLASVIAGSVYTTHGGLFRSTRIAYSRRSRRKRTQRLELGSLEELSAVKRSLIDAPYEGPNMILTDVLWSDPSQRQGMCKNRARGRGLWWGPDCTEAFLKMSKLKLIIRSHEGPDVRAGQHLFGDMLCGYSLDHEGELGKLYTLFSAPDYPQVEDLSLRLDP, encoded by the exons ATGGACCGAGAAGAGAGAATTAAGAATGCATGCATGAAGATTGTGGAGTGCATAAACGCCATGTCTTTTTTAAACTTGGATGACCAACGGGTGCATTCACTAGTGATGATGCGAGAAATAGCACGTGGGGTTGTTGAAAATAAGGATAGAAAG GTAACTAAGAGTGATGTGACTAGGGCTTTGCACTCTAGTATTGAGAAGATG GCCAGTTCATGCAGGGATATTGTGTATAAATTAAGTAAGATGTCATATAAAGGCTTAGATGACCAACGGATTCAATCATTATTAAGGGTGAAAGAGATTGCGGCTAAACATGCTAAAGTTGCGAGTGTTGAGAGTGATACATGGATTAAAGAAAGCTTGGCAGGTGAGGAAATGCAGCCAAGCAGCGTGGATGTCCTGGTTGGAGGTGCAGAAATTATGGTGGTTGAAGAATCGCTGGTGGAGGAAACGGAGCTAAGAAATGAAGACGGTCATAATGTGGTGCAGAAAAGGCCTGTGACTAGGGCAAAACTCACTGGAAAAAAGGATGTGCAGATTGGAGAGGTACCAAGGAAGATGCCTGAAGATGAGCCACCAGAGGTGGAAGCTCAATTAATAAACGAAAATGGTAAAAATCAGTTGCAGGAGATTTTGTCACAACCACCGCTTCTGCAATCTCTTATATGGCCTCCAGATGACTGCATTACCTTAGATTGGATCTGGTCATTGATATCCGCAATTAAGCAGTTTTCACAGAATCATCCCCCCTCTGAGTTTCAATTGGTAATGCCAATTTCTGTGGTGGATAAACTAGTTGATAATGCTTCAAGTATCCTTTCCAAAGAATCAAACTGTGTGAAAATTGATTGCCATGGAGTGGACTCAAGAGTTGTTGTAGTGGGCGACATTCATGGCCAGTTCCATGATTTGCTCCATCTTCTTGAAAATGCTGGTTTTCCCTCTGAGAATCAGTTCTATGTTTTCAATGGTAACTATGTAGATAGAGGAGCATGGGGTTTGGAGGTATTTTTGCTCCTATTGGCTTGGAAG GTATTGATGCCTCACAGAGTATATCTACTCCGTGGGAATCATGAGTCAAAAGAATGCACACTGTCATATGGTTTCGAGAAGGAGGTGAAGACCAAATTTGGAGATCAAGGTGAATACGTCTATAATAAATTCCTGGATTGCTTTAAAGAGCTTCCTTTGGCCTCAGTTATTGCTGGATCTGTTTATACCACTCATGGAGGGCTTTTCCGTAGTACACGCATTGCATATTCACGAAGATCTAGAAGAAAAAGGACACAGAGGCTAGAGCTTGGTTCTTTAGAAGAGTTATCTGCAGTTAAAAGATCTCTAATAGATGCTCCATATGAAGGCCCAAATATGATATTAACTGATGTGCTATGGTCAGATCCATCACAGAGGCAGGGTATGTGTAAAAATCGAGCTCGAGGACGGGGTTTATGGTGGGGTCCTGATTGCACTGAAGCTTTCTTGAAAATGTCCAAGTTAAAG TTGATCATAAGATCGCATGAAGGTCCTGATGTGAGGGCTGGTCAGCATCTTTTTGGTGATATGCTATGTGGGTATAG